From Argopecten irradians isolate NY chromosome 12, Ai_NY, whole genome shotgun sequence, one genomic window encodes:
- the LOC138336879 gene encoding EGF domain-specific O-linked N-acetylglucosamine transferase-like isoform X1 yields the protein MLGWTLLSVIIVDVSANWTSLNLPTEHIPYFFYNNPDIKQSCQEDPNCPYKAELTQEKCWGYEKVCPEQKRMANPSCPGNSRGWAQTKEEQLDLFWKGADFGYMKERQGEMKVLCSPDTQGDSSLECARYARYCRAKNIYFDFTKANLKKGNDRFREDVFTEGQVGGHCELDKKALKDEGEHKSPLQSWFAELEQYTSLPYRPIEDKKCDIVIDKPTYLIKLDAGVNLYHHFCDFVNLYASQHINNSFSTDINIVMWDTSPMYYNDLFSVTWKMFSDRPIIPLRDYDGKKVCFRDAVFSLLARMRYGMYYNMPLVPGCHGSSFFRAFNQHLSHRLELQQLGPMKDKIRVTLLTRSTKFRKILNQDELIAAMKTIGEFEVKVVDFTWNMDFKDQMQISHNSDIFIGIHGAGLTHMLFQPDWGVVMELYNCEDSGCYFDLARLRGVHYMTWERKNKLHQEDEGHHPTLGAHAKFTNYSFDVEEFLRLVFKAADHVRSHPAFIKAKDQKHPSSNEPKTEL from the exons ATGCTGGGTTGGACTCTACTTTCCGTGATCATTGTGGATGTCTCAGCAAACTGGACGAGTCTCAACTTACCAACAGAACACATTCCTTACTTCTTCTATAACAACCCGGACATCAAGCAATCATGTCAGGAAGATCCTAATTGTCCATATAAG GCAGAGCTAACACAGGAGAAGTGTTGGGGCTATGAGAAGGTATGTCCAGAGCAGAAGAGGATGGCCAACCCCAGCTGTCCAGGGAACAGCCGAGGATG GGCACAGACGAAAGAAGAGCAGTTGGATCTGTTCTGGAAAGGTGCTGATTTTGGATACATGAAGGAAAGACAGGGAGAAATGAAAGTCTTGTGCTCGCCTGATACACAG GGGGACTCATCATTAGAATGTGCCAGATACGCTCGCTACTGTAGGgccaaaaatatttactttgaCTTCACAAAGGCAAATTTAAAGAAAGGTAATGACAG GTTCAGAGAAGATGTATTTACTGAAGGTCAGGTTGGTGGTCACTGTGAACTAGATAAGAAAGCTCTGAAGGATGAGGGAGAGCACAAAAGTCCACTACAGTCTTG GTTTGCTGAACTTGAGCAATATACATCCTTACCATATCGACCAATCGAGGACAAGAAATGTGACATAGTCATTGACAAGCCTACCTACCTCATTAAACTCGATGCTG GTGTAAATCTATATCACCATTTCTGTGACTTTGTGAATCTGTACGCCTCTCAGCATATCAACAATTCCTTTAGTACAGACATTAACATAGTCATGTGGGATACA AGCCCAATGTATTACAACGACTTATTTTCCGTCACGTGGAAAATGTTTTCTGACCGTCCAATCATACCACTAAGAGATTACGATGGTAAAAAG GTTTGCTTTAGAGACGCAGTATTTTCCTTGCTGGCTCGGATGAGATATGGAATGTACTATAATATGCCATTG GTGCCTGGTTGTCATGGTAGCAGTTTTTTCCGTGCTTTTAATCAGCATCTATCACACAGACTAGAGTTACAACAGCTGGGACCAATG AAAGACAAAATTCGAGTGACACTACTTACAAGGAGTACAAAGTttagaaaaatacttaatcagGATGAG CTCATTGCTGCCATGAAAACCATAGGGGAGTTTGAAGTGAAAGTAGTGGATTTTACCTG GAATATGGATTTTAAAGATCAAATGCAG ATATCCCATAACAGTGATATATTTATTGGTATCCATGGTGCCGGACTGACCCATATGTTGTTCCAGCCGGACTGGGGAGTTGTCATGGaact GTATAACTGTGAAGATTCTGGCTGCTACTTTGACCTTGCCCGACTTCGTGGGGTCCACTACATGACCTGGGAAAGGAAAAACAAATTACATCAAGAAGATGAG gGTCATCATCCTACTTTAGGAGCCCATGCTAAGTTCACAAACTACAGTTTTGATGTAGAAGAATTTCTCCGCCTTGTTTTCAAAGCAGCAGACCATGTACGATCACATCCTGCATTCATCAAAGCAAAAGACCAAAAACATCCTTCTAGCAACGAGCCTAAAACTGAGCTTTGA
- the LOC138336879 gene encoding EGF domain-specific O-linked N-acetylglucosamine transferase-like isoform X2: MIERAELTQEKCWGYEKVCPEQKRMANPSCPGNSRGWAQTKEEQLDLFWKGADFGYMKERQGEMKVLCSPDTQGDSSLECARYARYCRAKNIYFDFTKANLKKGNDRFREDVFTEGQVGGHCELDKKALKDEGEHKSPLQSWFAELEQYTSLPYRPIEDKKCDIVIDKPTYLIKLDAGVNLYHHFCDFVNLYASQHINNSFSTDINIVMWDTSPMYYNDLFSVTWKMFSDRPIIPLRDYDGKKVCFRDAVFSLLARMRYGMYYNMPLVPGCHGSSFFRAFNQHLSHRLELQQLGPMKDKIRVTLLTRSTKFRKILNQDELIAAMKTIGEFEVKVVDFTWNMDFKDQMQISHNSDIFIGIHGAGLTHMLFQPDWGVVMELYNCEDSGCYFDLARLRGVHYMTWERKNKLHQEDEGHHPTLGAHAKFTNYSFDVEEFLRLVFKAADHVRSHPAFIKAKDQKHPSSNEPKTEL; this comes from the exons ATGATAGAAAGG GCAGAGCTAACACAGGAGAAGTGTTGGGGCTATGAGAAGGTATGTCCAGAGCAGAAGAGGATGGCCAACCCCAGCTGTCCAGGGAACAGCCGAGGATG GGCACAGACGAAAGAAGAGCAGTTGGATCTGTTCTGGAAAGGTGCTGATTTTGGATACATGAAGGAAAGACAGGGAGAAATGAAAGTCTTGTGCTCGCCTGATACACAG GGGGACTCATCATTAGAATGTGCCAGATACGCTCGCTACTGTAGGgccaaaaatatttactttgaCTTCACAAAGGCAAATTTAAAGAAAGGTAATGACAG GTTCAGAGAAGATGTATTTACTGAAGGTCAGGTTGGTGGTCACTGTGAACTAGATAAGAAAGCTCTGAAGGATGAGGGAGAGCACAAAAGTCCACTACAGTCTTG GTTTGCTGAACTTGAGCAATATACATCCTTACCATATCGACCAATCGAGGACAAGAAATGTGACATAGTCATTGACAAGCCTACCTACCTCATTAAACTCGATGCTG GTGTAAATCTATATCACCATTTCTGTGACTTTGTGAATCTGTACGCCTCTCAGCATATCAACAATTCCTTTAGTACAGACATTAACATAGTCATGTGGGATACA AGCCCAATGTATTACAACGACTTATTTTCCGTCACGTGGAAAATGTTTTCTGACCGTCCAATCATACCACTAAGAGATTACGATGGTAAAAAG GTTTGCTTTAGAGACGCAGTATTTTCCTTGCTGGCTCGGATGAGATATGGAATGTACTATAATATGCCATTG GTGCCTGGTTGTCATGGTAGCAGTTTTTTCCGTGCTTTTAATCAGCATCTATCACACAGACTAGAGTTACAACAGCTGGGACCAATG AAAGACAAAATTCGAGTGACACTACTTACAAGGAGTACAAAGTttagaaaaatacttaatcagGATGAG CTCATTGCTGCCATGAAAACCATAGGGGAGTTTGAAGTGAAAGTAGTGGATTTTACCTG GAATATGGATTTTAAAGATCAAATGCAG ATATCCCATAACAGTGATATATTTATTGGTATCCATGGTGCCGGACTGACCCATATGTTGTTCCAGCCGGACTGGGGAGTTGTCATGGaact GTATAACTGTGAAGATTCTGGCTGCTACTTTGACCTTGCCCGACTTCGTGGGGTCCACTACATGACCTGGGAAAGGAAAAACAAATTACATCAAGAAGATGAG gGTCATCATCCTACTTTAGGAGCCCATGCTAAGTTCACAAACTACAGTTTTGATGTAGAAGAATTTCTCCGCCTTGTTTTCAAAGCAGCAGACCATGTACGATCACATCCTGCATTCATCAAAGCAAAAGACCAAAAACATCCTTCTAGCAACGAGCCTAAAACTGAGCTTTGA
- the LOC138336879 gene encoding EGF domain-specific O-linked N-acetylglucosamine transferase-like isoform X3, translating to MKERQGEMKVLCSPDTQGDSSLECARYARYCRAKNIYFDFTKANLKKGNDRFREDVFTEGQVGGHCELDKKALKDEGEHKSPLQSWFAELEQYTSLPYRPIEDKKCDIVIDKPTYLIKLDAGVNLYHHFCDFVNLYASQHINNSFSTDINIVMWDTSPMYYNDLFSVTWKMFSDRPIIPLRDYDGKKVCFRDAVFSLLARMRYGMYYNMPLVPGCHGSSFFRAFNQHLSHRLELQQLGPMKDKIRVTLLTRSTKFRKILNQDELIAAMKTIGEFEVKVVDFTWNMDFKDQMQISHNSDIFIGIHGAGLTHMLFQPDWGVVMELYNCEDSGCYFDLARLRGVHYMTWERKNKLHQEDEGHHPTLGAHAKFTNYSFDVEEFLRLVFKAADHVRSHPAFIKAKDQKHPSSNEPKTEL from the exons ATGAAGGAAAGACAGGGAGAAATGAAAGTCTTGTGCTCGCCTGATACACAG GGGGACTCATCATTAGAATGTGCCAGATACGCTCGCTACTGTAGGgccaaaaatatttactttgaCTTCACAAAGGCAAATTTAAAGAAAGGTAATGACAG GTTCAGAGAAGATGTATTTACTGAAGGTCAGGTTGGTGGTCACTGTGAACTAGATAAGAAAGCTCTGAAGGATGAGGGAGAGCACAAAAGTCCACTACAGTCTTG GTTTGCTGAACTTGAGCAATATACATCCTTACCATATCGACCAATCGAGGACAAGAAATGTGACATAGTCATTGACAAGCCTACCTACCTCATTAAACTCGATGCTG GTGTAAATCTATATCACCATTTCTGTGACTTTGTGAATCTGTACGCCTCTCAGCATATCAACAATTCCTTTAGTACAGACATTAACATAGTCATGTGGGATACA AGCCCAATGTATTACAACGACTTATTTTCCGTCACGTGGAAAATGTTTTCTGACCGTCCAATCATACCACTAAGAGATTACGATGGTAAAAAG GTTTGCTTTAGAGACGCAGTATTTTCCTTGCTGGCTCGGATGAGATATGGAATGTACTATAATATGCCATTG GTGCCTGGTTGTCATGGTAGCAGTTTTTTCCGTGCTTTTAATCAGCATCTATCACACAGACTAGAGTTACAACAGCTGGGACCAATG AAAGACAAAATTCGAGTGACACTACTTACAAGGAGTACAAAGTttagaaaaatacttaatcagGATGAG CTCATTGCTGCCATGAAAACCATAGGGGAGTTTGAAGTGAAAGTAGTGGATTTTACCTG GAATATGGATTTTAAAGATCAAATGCAG ATATCCCATAACAGTGATATATTTATTGGTATCCATGGTGCCGGACTGACCCATATGTTGTTCCAGCCGGACTGGGGAGTTGTCATGGaact GTATAACTGTGAAGATTCTGGCTGCTACTTTGACCTTGCCCGACTTCGTGGGGTCCACTACATGACCTGGGAAAGGAAAAACAAATTACATCAAGAAGATGAG gGTCATCATCCTACTTTAGGAGCCCATGCTAAGTTCACAAACTACAGTTTTGATGTAGAAGAATTTCTCCGCCTTGTTTTCAAAGCAGCAGACCATGTACGATCACATCCTGCATTCATCAAAGCAAAAGACCAAAAACATCCTTCTAGCAACGAGCCTAAAACTGAGCTTTGA